In Paludisphaera rhizosphaerae, one DNA window encodes the following:
- the hemW gene encoding radical SAM family heme chaperone HemW, translating into MSSTAHEAPPWLRPRAAYVHIPFCAHKCGYCDFASLAGADHLADRYLDALERETAAKLGEPHEVDTIFIGGGTPTRLEAPALERLARMVAHWLPLAEGGEWTVEANPGTLDAAKADVLAAAGVNRVSLGAQSFQPRLLAALERNHAPEEVGRAVAIVRDRFPRWSLDLIFGVPGSNIDDWKADLDATLALDPSHLSCYGLVYEKGTALWKQLQRGEVEPVVEDVEREMYELVMDRLEQAGLHLYEISNYARPGHESRHNLVYWANDAYWGLGLGAAEYVEGTRTVNTRDMQAYLKRIEAGESATGPNERLGPEERARETAMLMLRRTILGIDRADFRLRTGYDLDTLLGPVIVRFVGEGLLEDDGRRVRLTHEGRFLADRVLCEVV; encoded by the coding sequence CTGTCGTCGACAGCCCATGAGGCACCTCCCTGGCTCCGGCCGAGGGCGGCCTACGTCCACATACCCTTCTGCGCGCACAAGTGCGGCTATTGCGACTTCGCGTCGCTCGCCGGGGCCGACCACCTGGCCGACCGGTATCTCGATGCGCTTGAACGTGAGACGGCCGCCAAGCTCGGTGAGCCCCACGAAGTCGACACGATCTTCATCGGCGGCGGTACGCCGACCCGTCTGGAGGCGCCGGCCCTCGAGCGGCTCGCCCGGATGGTCGCTCACTGGCTTCCGCTGGCGGAGGGGGGTGAGTGGACCGTCGAGGCCAACCCGGGCACACTCGACGCAGCCAAGGCCGACGTCCTGGCGGCGGCCGGCGTCAATCGCGTCAGCCTGGGCGCCCAGTCGTTCCAGCCCCGGTTGCTCGCCGCATTGGAGCGGAATCACGCGCCGGAGGAAGTCGGCCGCGCGGTGGCGATCGTCCGCGACCGCTTCCCACGATGGTCGCTCGACCTGATCTTCGGCGTCCCAGGCTCAAACATCGACGACTGGAAGGCCGACCTGGATGCGACGCTCGCGCTCGATCCCTCGCATCTCTCCTGCTACGGCCTGGTTTACGAGAAGGGGACGGCCCTCTGGAAGCAACTCCAGCGCGGCGAGGTCGAGCCCGTCGTGGAGGACGTCGAACGCGAGATGTACGAGTTGGTGATGGACCGACTCGAACAGGCCGGATTGCACCTGTACGAGATCTCGAACTACGCTCGGCCCGGGCATGAGTCGCGGCACAACCTGGTCTACTGGGCGAACGACGCCTACTGGGGCCTCGGCCTGGGCGCTGCGGAGTACGTCGAAGGCACCCGGACAGTCAACACCCGGGATATGCAGGCGTATCTGAAGCGGATCGAGGCCGGCGAATCGGCGACCGGGCCGAACGAGCGTCTCGGCCCCGAGGAACGGGCCCGCGAGACGGCCATGCTCATGCTGCGACGGACGATCCTGGGGATCGATCGCGCCGACTTCCGGCTGAGGACGGGCTACGATCTCGACACGTTGCTCGGTCCGGTGATCGTCCGCTTCGTCGGCGAGGGGCTGTTGGAGGACGACGGCCGGCGCGTGAGGTTGACGCACGAGGGGCGGTTCCTTGCCGACCGCGTCCTTTGTGAGGTCGTTTGA
- a CDS encoding NifU family protein: MNAPASSVDVRERRLEHIRRVVDERVRPELQAEGGDVEVVSIDEDGIVQIRLLGACQGCGSSVHVTTMFVEQIVKAEVPEVRFLEAIP; the protein is encoded by the coding sequence ATGAATGCACCTGCCTCCTCAGTCGATGTCCGCGAGCGGCGGCTAGAACACATCCGGCGCGTCGTCGATGAGCGCGTTCGCCCCGAACTCCAGGCCGAGGGGGGGGACGTCGAGGTCGTGAGCATTGATGAGGATGGGATCGTTCAGATCCGACTCCTCGGTGCGTGCCAGGGCTGCGGCTCCTCGGTCCACGTTACGACGATGTTCGTCGAACAGATCGTCAAGGCCGAGGTTCCCGAAGTCCGGTTCCTGGAAGCGATCCCCTGA
- a CDS encoding RNA recognition motif domain-containing protein has product MESLRAIVMAKRLYVGNLKYTVTSEQLQEIFEQFGAVSSAQVLSDRETGRSRGFGFVEMPNDDEAQNAIESLDGQDHDGRRLTVNEARPRTPGGGGGGGGGYRGGGGGGYRGGGGYGDDY; this is encoded by the coding sequence GTGGAGAGCCTGCGGGCGATTGTTATGGCGAAGCGGCTATACGTCGGCAACCTGAAGTACACGGTGACTTCAGAACAGCTTCAGGAAATCTTCGAGCAATTCGGTGCGGTCTCCTCGGCTCAGGTTCTCAGCGATCGGGAAACCGGCCGAAGCCGTGGCTTTGGCTTCGTCGAGATGCCCAACGACGACGAGGCGCAGAATGCCATCGAGTCGTTGGACGGCCAGGACCATGACGGCCGTCGTTTGACCGTCAACGAAGCACGGCCGCGCACTCCGGGCGGCGGCGGTGGCGGCGGCGGTGGATACCGCGGCGGCGGCGGTGGTGGATACCGCGGCGGCGGCGGATACGGCGACGATTATTGA
- a CDS encoding DUF6807 domain-containing protein, which produces MRHPTARRIAQFALTALAFLTCPVWAVSQTTPHRLRISTPVPADIPVTLAAPAGLSPGLYSLKPADGPAIPAVVLSEGEHRSLTFIAGGTSNSTEFTLTPASAPTKPEGGVSITSEGSNLKIDINGAPVAVHRIDGPYKPFLFPLLGPSGQRMTRSYPMEKIEGDDTDHPHHESFWFTHGKVNGIDFWDVKKGLIRETARKIEAAGPVLGRVRTHDDWISPDGSKVCEDERVLTIYNTKGVRILDFDATLKATDKPVVMGETKEGSFGLRVASSMDAEHKDKTKPNGQIVNAEGLKDAAAWGKPSAWVDYSGPIDGKTAGITILNSPRSFRYPTTWHVRTYGLFAANPFGGPDFKTPGYGEYTIAPGQSIRFAYRVILHDGAGDPADIARWFALYAEPPAASWGE; this is translated from the coding sequence ATGCGACATCCCACCGCAAGACGCATTGCGCAATTCGCTCTGACGGCTCTGGCGTTCCTGACCTGTCCGGTCTGGGCCGTCTCCCAGACGACGCCCCACAGGCTCCGGATCTCCACTCCCGTCCCGGCCGACATCCCCGTGACGCTGGCCGCGCCCGCCGGCCTGTCCCCAGGGCTTTACAGTTTGAAACCGGCCGATGGCCCGGCGATCCCCGCAGTCGTCCTGTCCGAGGGCGAGCATCGCTCACTCACCTTCATCGCCGGGGGAACGTCTAACTCAACGGAATTCACCCTCACGCCAGCCTCGGCCCCGACCAAGCCGGAAGGGGGCGTGTCGATCACGTCGGAAGGCTCGAATCTGAAGATCGACATCAACGGCGCTCCGGTGGCGGTGCACCGAATCGACGGGCCTTACAAGCCGTTCCTCTTCCCATTGCTCGGTCCCTCGGGTCAGCGAATGACTCGCTCGTACCCCATGGAAAAGATCGAGGGCGACGACACGGACCATCCTCACCACGAGTCCTTCTGGTTCACCCACGGCAAGGTCAACGGCATCGACTTCTGGGACGTCAAGAAAGGATTGATCCGTGAGACGGCCCGCAAGATCGAGGCTGCGGGCCCCGTGCTGGGACGGGTCCGAACCCACGACGACTGGATCAGCCCAGACGGCTCCAAGGTCTGCGAGGACGAGCGCGTCCTGACCATCTACAACACCAAGGGCGTGCGCATCCTCGACTTCGATGCGACCCTCAAAGCGACCGACAAACCGGTCGTTATGGGCGAAACGAAGGAAGGGAGCTTCGGTCTACGGGTGGCCTCGTCGATGGACGCCGAGCACAAGGACAAGACGAAGCCGAACGGCCAGATCGTCAACGCCGAAGGCCTCAAGGACGCCGCGGCCTGGGGCAAGCCCTCGGCGTGGGTCGACTACTCCGGACCGATCGACGGCAAGACCGCCGGCATCACGATCCTCAATAGTCCCCGGAGCTTCCGCTACCCCACGACCTGGCACGTCCGGACATATGGCCTCTTCGCCGCGAATCCGTTCGGAGGTCCCGACTTCAAGACCCCTGGATATGGGGAATACACCATCGCGCCAGGCCAGTCGATCCGGTTCGCATATCGCGTGATCCTTCACGACGGCGCAGGCGACCCCGCCGACATCGCCCGCTGGTTCGCTCTCTACGCCGAGCCGCCGGCCGCCTCCTGGGGCGAGTGA
- a CDS encoding 5-formyltetrahydrofolate cyclo-ligase has translation MPTTPEKRRLRVETISAVLNLSESDRAEQERRILDRVIEIPSYQAAESVLLYIKAFPEEIDTAPLLSDALKSGKRLVCPRVDRASRGMVLHAISDPAVDLRAGTLGIPEPRPDAPDIAPESIEWVLAPGVAFDARCNRVGRGAGHYDRLLPKLRKGVEVWAAAFDVQILDALPVEPHDAPLNGVVTATRILVRPHSPQEAAGGSA, from the coding sequence ATGCCCACGACGCCTGAGAAACGACGTCTAAGAGTCGAGACGATCTCCGCCGTCCTGAACCTGAGCGAATCAGATCGGGCCGAGCAGGAGCGGCGCATCCTGGATAGGGTGATCGAGATTCCGTCGTATCAGGCGGCTGAGAGCGTTCTCCTCTATATCAAGGCCTTCCCGGAAGAGATCGATACGGCCCCTTTGCTTTCGGACGCCTTGAAGTCCGGTAAGCGACTGGTCTGCCCGCGGGTCGATCGTGCCTCAAGAGGGATGGTACTGCACGCGATCAGCGACCCGGCGGTCGATCTGCGCGCGGGGACGCTCGGGATTCCCGAACCTCGACCTGACGCGCCGGACATCGCCCCCGAGTCGATTGAGTGGGTCCTTGCGCCGGGCGTCGCCTTCGATGCGCGCTGTAACCGAGTCGGCCGAGGAGCGGGGCATTACGACCGCCTTCTGCCGAAACTCCGAAAGGGCGTCGAGGTCTGGGCCGCGGCGTTCGACGTCCAGATCCTCGACGCGCTTCCCGTCGAGCCCCATGACGCACCCCTGAATGGGGTGGTCACGGCGACTCGTATCCTGGTCCGGCCTCACTCGCCCCAGGAGGCGGCCGGCGGCTCGGCGTAG
- a CDS encoding UvrB/UvrC motif-containing protein, producing the protein MSFDITGVLADWDFHPDDLQVRLITGDDGRDKIQMRVDLGVLQMECEGRPDGRRPFGVESLLEHFENRRQEALDAGDEFTVEPSDCAALMREGLQYYHRYLSAFHLQLYDMVARDTERNLRLFAFVSRHAERNRDKIEFDQYRPYVTMMNTRARALKELGRSDVGAALDRIDEGIRRIRDFLGEYNQADREADCSELNFLLRWRADVDRDRPKGPLVRLEDELREAIAHESYEEAARIRDEIRRLTEHQNAERQAPG; encoded by the coding sequence TTGAGTTTTGATATCACCGGAGTTCTGGCGGACTGGGATTTCCATCCCGACGATCTGCAGGTCCGCCTCATCACCGGCGACGACGGCCGCGACAAGATCCAGATGCGCGTCGACCTGGGCGTGCTCCAGATGGAATGCGAGGGCCGACCCGACGGTCGTCGGCCGTTCGGAGTCGAATCGCTGCTCGAGCACTTCGAGAACCGCCGCCAGGAGGCTCTCGACGCCGGCGACGAGTTCACTGTCGAGCCGTCCGACTGTGCGGCCTTGATGCGCGAAGGCCTGCAGTATTACCACCGCTATCTCTCCGCCTTTCACCTGCAGCTCTACGACATGGTGGCTCGGGACACGGAGCGGAACCTGCGCCTTTTCGCCTTCGTCTCGCGCCATGCGGAGAGGAACCGCGACAAGATCGAGTTCGATCAGTATCGTCCCTACGTCACCATGATGAACACGCGCGCCCGCGCTCTCAAGGAACTGGGGAGAAGCGACGTCGGGGCGGCGCTTGACCGGATCGACGAGGGAATCCGCCGAATCCGAGACTTCCTCGGCGAGTATAATCAGGCCGACCGCGAGGCCGACTGCTCCGAGTTGAACTTCCTGCTCCGCTGGCGGGCCGACGTCGACCGGGATCGACCCAAGGGCCCGCTCGTTCGACTCGAGGACGAACTGCGCGAAGCCATCGCCCACGAGAGCTACGAAGAGGCCGCCCGGATCCGCGACGAAATCCGTCGCCTGACCGAGCACCAAAACGCCGAACGCCAGGCCCCAGGCTGA
- a CDS encoding DUF4912 domain-containing protein, which translates to MTVDALKDCNKKHLSQMAKERGIAGWHAMRKDQLIRALSAARPAAARAKKDRPAPRAPKNVKRPAAAAPAPVAPVAVRRPTATPVAAPVSHTLDHASQKDRIIVLARDPYWLHAHWELSRTTLARAQAALGQEWHSAQPILRLMDVTSEDTTNATERHVRDIPIHGGVNNWYIDVVKPPRSYRIDVGYLSRRGKFYVLARSNIVTTPKAGVTDALEENWASVQQQFERVQNPSTLHAAKQNSSSSIDLNDLFEERLRRPLSSLSMQNLSLGALPGLGRRFHFEIDAELIVYGTTEPNAQVTLQGEPVQLRPDGTFTVRFSLPDSRQIIPAVAASADGVEERTIVLAVERNTKELEPMIHDGNEI; encoded by the coding sequence ATGACCGTCGACGCGCTCAAGGACTGTAACAAGAAGCACCTGTCGCAAATGGCCAAGGAGCGGGGCATCGCCGGGTGGCACGCGATGCGGAAGGACCAGTTGATCCGGGCCTTGTCGGCAGCCCGTCCGGCCGCCGCTCGCGCCAAGAAGGACCGACCGGCTCCTCGGGCGCCCAAGAACGTGAAGCGGCCGGCGGCCGCCGCCCCGGCGCCGGTTGCTCCCGTCGCCGTCCGTCGTCCGACCGCCACGCCGGTTGCGGCTCCGGTCTCTCACACTCTCGACCACGCCTCGCAGAAAGATCGGATCATCGTCCTGGCCCGCGACCCGTACTGGCTTCACGCCCACTGGGAGTTGAGCCGGACGACGTTGGCCCGCGCCCAGGCCGCCCTGGGGCAAGAATGGCACAGCGCCCAACCGATCCTCCGCCTGATGGACGTCACCAGCGAGGACACGACGAACGCGACTGAGCGTCACGTCCGCGACATCCCGATCCACGGCGGCGTCAACAACTGGTACATCGACGTGGTCAAGCCCCCGCGGTCCTACCGGATCGACGTCGGCTACCTCTCGCGGCGGGGCAAGTTCTACGTGCTGGCCCGCTCGAACATCGTGACCACCCCCAAAGCCGGCGTCACCGACGCGCTTGAGGAGAACTGGGCCAGCGTTCAGCAGCAGTTCGAGCGGGTCCAGAACCCGTCGACGCTCCACGCGGCCAAGCAGAATTCCTCAAGCTCGATCGACCTCAACGACCTCTTTGAAGAGCGGCTGCGACGGCCCCTGTCGAGCCTCTCGATGCAGAACCTGTCGCTTGGCGCCCTGCCGGGGCTGGGCCGTCGGTTCCACTTCGAGATCGACGCGGAGTTGATCGTTTACGGGACTACGGAGCCCAACGCTCAGGTCACGCTTCAGGGCGAGCCTGTGCAGTTGCGTCCCGACGGCACCTTCACCGTCCGCTTCAGCCTGCCCGACTCGCGGCAGATCATCCCGGCTGTCGCCGCCAGCGCCGACGGCGTGGAAGAGCGGACGATCGTCCTGGCCGTCGAACGCAACACCAAGGAACTTGAGCCGATGATCCACGACGGCAACGAGATCTAA
- a CDS encoding AtpZ/AtpI family protein → MDHDEDSRSAVSVGMAWGTRVTAVALEFAVPGALGYALDLWLGTSPGFTLGGAILGLAMGMYHVLQLPAEMARAQQNRRSPTMDGGPEQDKHRP, encoded by the coding sequence GTGGACCACGACGAGGACTCGAGATCGGCGGTTTCGGTGGGTATGGCGTGGGGGACGCGCGTGACGGCCGTCGCCCTGGAGTTCGCCGTCCCCGGGGCCCTCGGTTACGCTCTGGACCTCTGGTTGGGTACGTCCCCCGGCTTCACTCTCGGGGGGGCGATCCTCGGCCTGGCGATGGGGATGTATCACGTCCTCCAACTGCCCGCCGAGATGGCGCGAGCCCAACAGAATCGCCGCAGCCCGACGATGGACGGCGGCCCCGAACAAGACAAACACAGGCCTTAA
- the atpB gene encoding F0F1 ATP synthase subunit A, producing MAAHDPLAHVVDHPTLELPWPVGPTYQLELHLPNILGFQITRFMVMELIAAGLALAVLIPTVRHMRRNAVTKGGFFNAIEAILLFIRDQVARPAIGGHGADKFLPYLWTAFFFVLFSNLLGMFPGFASSTGNINVTAVLALSTLGVVAWAGIQEYGVAGFFKNLVPHVDVPKPLNYFFWPLMFVIELMGLLIKHLVLAVRLFANMFAGHVVLAVILGFIVAAQGWLFYLVAPASVAGVVALSLLELFVAFLQAYVFTFLSAIFIGSAVHSH from the coding sequence ATGGCAGCACACGACCCCCTCGCCCACGTCGTCGACCATCCCACCCTGGAACTCCCATGGCCTGTCGGACCGACGTACCAGCTTGAGCTCCACCTGCCGAACATCCTGGGGTTCCAGATCACCCGATTCATGGTGATGGAACTCATCGCGGCCGGGCTGGCCCTGGCGGTCCTGATCCCGACGGTGCGGCACATGCGCCGCAACGCCGTCACCAAGGGGGGGTTCTTCAACGCGATCGAGGCGATCCTCCTGTTCATCCGCGATCAGGTGGCCCGTCCGGCGATCGGTGGCCATGGGGCCGACAAGTTTCTGCCCTACCTTTGGACGGCCTTCTTCTTCGTGCTCTTCAGCAACCTGCTGGGAATGTTCCCGGGGTTCGCCTCGTCGACGGGGAACATCAACGTCACGGCGGTCCTGGCGCTCTCGACGCTGGGGGTCGTGGCCTGGGCGGGGATTCAGGAGTATGGGGTCGCGGGCTTCTTCAAGAACCTCGTGCCCCACGTGGACGTTCCTAAGCCGCTGAACTACTTCTTCTGGCCTCTCATGTTCGTCATCGAGCTGATGGGCCTTCTGATCAAGCACCTGGTCCTGGCGGTGCGACTCTTCGCCAACATGTTCGCCGGCCACGTCGTCCTCGCGGTGATCCTGGGATTCATCGTGGCGGCGCAGGGCTGGCTGTTCTATCTTGTCGCCCCGGCCAGCGTCGCGGGCGTCGTGGCGCTCAGCCTGCTGGAGTTGTTCGTCGCCTTCTTGCAGGCCTACGTCTTCACGTTCCTCTCGGCGATCTTCATCGGCTCGGCAGTGCACTCGCACTGA
- the atpE gene encoding ATP synthase F0 subunit C, with protein sequence MKLIKFGVVAFAMLLMSQGAAEAQTTEVAVKAVDYRPIGAGLIIIGAGVGIGMLAKAAVESMARQPEIAGNIQGAMIIAAALIEGATFFALLLQLIS encoded by the coding sequence ATGAAACTGATCAAGTTCGGCGTTGTCGCTTTCGCCATGCTGCTCATGAGCCAGGGGGCCGCCGAGGCCCAGACCACCGAAGTCGCGGTCAAGGCCGTCGACTACCGCCCGATCGGCGCCGGCCTCATCATCATCGGCGCCGGCGTTGGCATCGGCATGCTGGCCAAGGCCGCCGTCGAGAGCATGGCCCGACAGCCGGAGATCGCCGGCAACATCCAGGGCGCCATGATCATCGCCGCGGCCCTCATCGAAGGCGCCACGTTCTTCGCGCTGCTGCTGCAGCTCATCAGCTGA
- the atpF gene encoding F0F1 ATP synthase subunit B, translating into MLRFLKSALGSGLVATAAAALLAPQASAIEEPPAAHAAPAQAAAHAPAAPASSVAAAPAHAATAPAHEEEHKANPMEPQMGLAIWTVVVFGCLFALLSKYAWGPLTEALHSREEHLEHTLHQTEKARNDAELLLAEHRKLMAESDDKVRDLLYQAQRKAETRATEILRQAQSDADASRDRAQREIAAARDQALADIWTRTADVAVTVAGRALSRELSDNERSRLLDEAIRDLPAAPAKSGGASA; encoded by the coding sequence ATGCTCCGCTTCCTGAAGTCCGCCCTGGGGTCCGGACTGGTCGCGACGGCCGCGGCGGCCCTCCTCGCCCCGCAAGCCTCCGCGATCGAGGAGCCCCCGGCGGCCCACGCGGCTCCGGCCCAGGCCGCGGCGCACGCCCCCGCAGCCCCGGCTAGCTCCGTCGCTGCGGCTCCGGCCCACGCCGCAACGGCCCCGGCCCACGAAGAAGAACACAAGGCCAACCCGATGGAGCCCCAGATGGGGCTGGCCATCTGGACGGTCGTCGTTTTCGGCTGCCTCTTCGCTCTCCTCAGCAAGTACGCCTGGGGGCCGCTGACCGAGGCCCTCCACAGCCGCGAGGAACATCTGGAGCACACGCTGCACCAGACCGAGAAGGCCCGCAACGACGCCGAGCTGCTCCTGGCCGAACACCGCAAGCTCATGGCTGAGTCCGACGACAAGGTCCGCGACCTGCTGTACCAGGCCCAGCGCAAGGCTGAGACCCGCGCCACGGAGATCCTCCGCCAGGCCCAGTCCGACGCCGACGCCTCCCGCGACCGCGCCCAGCGCGAGATCGCCGCGGCCCGCGACCAGGCCCTGGCCGACATCTGGACCCGCACGGCGGACGTCGCCGTCACGGTCGCCGGCCGCGCCCTGTCGCGTGAGCTGAGCGACAACGAGCGCAGCCGCCTGCTCGACGAGGCGATCCGCGATCTGCCGGCCGCCCCGGCGAAATCGGGAGGCGCCTCCGCATGA
- the atpH gene encoding ATP synthase F1 subunit delta: protein MTTQSPPERSRRPLSEDEAEAAHSYASALLGAAGGDDAVASTLEDLDAFRAEVLDANPKFSDVLASPKIPTSDKDRILVDLCEGRVQDVTLRFLRVLNRHGRLGLAAAVAEEARRLWDRRRGRVAVKVRTAAPLDPAQTEALRAKLAGLTQGGEPVLNVVTDPDLIGGLVVQIGDVVLDASVRNRLEQIRQRLIEGKTHEIQKRRDQFSHPA from the coding sequence ATGACGACCCAGAGCCCCCCCGAGCGGTCCCGACGGCCCCTCTCCGAAGACGAGGCCGAGGCCGCCCACTCCTACGCCTCGGCCCTCCTCGGCGCCGCCGGCGGGGACGACGCGGTCGCCTCCACGCTTGAGGACCTCGACGCCTTCCGCGCCGAGGTGCTCGACGCCAACCCGAAGTTCTCCGACGTCCTCGCCTCCCCCAAGATCCCGACGTCCGACAAGGACCGGATCCTCGTGGACCTGTGCGAGGGGCGCGTCCAGGACGTCACGCTCCGCTTCCTCCGCGTCCTCAACCGCCACGGCCGACTCGGCCTGGCCGCCGCCGTCGCCGAAGAGGCCCGCCGGCTTTGGGACCGTCGCCGGGGACGAGTCGCCGTCAAGGTCCGCACAGCAGCCCCCCTCGACCCGGCCCAGACCGAGGCGCTCCGCGCCAAGCTCGCCGGCCTGACTCAGGGAGGCGAACCCGTCCTCAACGTCGTCACGGACCCCGACCTTATCGGCGGCCTCGTCGTCCAGATCGGCGACGTGGTCCTCGACGCCTCGGTGCGAAACCGTCTTGAACAGATACGCCAGCGGCTGATCGAAGGAAAGACGCATGAAATTCAGAAGCGAAGAGATCAGTTCAGTCATCCAGCGTGA
- the atpA gene encoding F0F1 ATP synthase subunit alpha: MKFRSEEISSVIQREIERFSPEVTRTEVGTVLEVGDGIARVHGLSGVMAGEMVAFKNGAKGIALNLEEASVGVIVLGEYTAIEEGDEVVATGQLLRVPVGDALIGRVVDPLGNPLDEGGPISTTLSRAIESPAAGIANRQPVDEPLQTGVKAIDAMIPIGRGQRQLIIGDRKTGKTAIAIDTILNQKGTGVICVYVAIAQKESTTAGLVDILRRHGAMDYTIVVASGASDPAPLQYIAPYAGCAMAEYFMYEQGKPTLCIYDDLSKQAVAYREVSLLLRRPPGREAYPGDIFYAHSRLLERSAKLANRYVIVPESTKAADATEDKGVNKKVYVGVPGAEEAAHDLKEKFPTGHKVAKTPTSGGSMTALPIIETLEGEVSAYIPTNVISITDGQIYLQPDLFFAGVRPAIDVGISVSRVGGKAQIGAMRKVSGGLRLDLAAFRELEAFAQLGTDLDKATQAQLDRGYRMVELLKQPQYRPLSAIDQAMSIFAASAGALDDIAVREVQRFEQEFLEFVHTERKKLVDDLTREQKLTDPIVADLKAAIKDFKSKFKHAGLTAPAAVAAKS; the protein is encoded by the coding sequence ATGAAATTCAGAAGCGAAGAGATCAGTTCAGTCATCCAGCGTGAAATCGAGCGGTTCTCCCCCGAGGTCACCCGGACGGAAGTCGGCACGGTTCTCGAAGTCGGCGACGGCATCGCGCGCGTCCACGGCCTCTCCGGCGTCATGGCCGGCGAGATGGTCGCCTTCAAGAACGGCGCCAAGGGCATCGCCCTGAACCTCGAGGAAGCGTCGGTCGGCGTCATCGTCCTCGGCGAGTACACCGCGATCGAGGAAGGGGACGAGGTCGTCGCCACCGGCCAGCTCCTCCGCGTCCCGGTCGGCGACGCCCTGATCGGCCGCGTGGTCGACCCGCTGGGCAACCCGCTCGACGAGGGCGGCCCGATCAGCACCACGCTCAGCCGGGCCATTGAGTCCCCCGCCGCCGGCATCGCCAACCGCCAGCCGGTCGACGAGCCGCTGCAGACCGGGGTCAAGGCCATCGACGCCATGATCCCGATCGGCCGCGGCCAGCGCCAGCTGATCATCGGCGACCGCAAGACGGGCAAGACGGCCATCGCCATCGACACGATCCTCAACCAGAAGGGGACCGGCGTCATCTGCGTGTACGTGGCGATCGCTCAGAAGGAGTCGACGACCGCCGGTCTGGTCGACATCCTTCGCCGCCACGGTGCCATGGACTACACGATCGTCGTCGCCTCCGGCGCCAGCGATCCGGCCCCGCTCCAGTACATCGCCCCGTACGCCGGCTGCGCCATGGCCGAGTACTTCATGTACGAGCAGGGCAAGCCGACTCTGTGCATCTACGACGACCTCTCGAAGCAGGCCGTGGCCTACCGCGAGGTCTCGCTGCTGCTCCGTCGTCCTCCCGGCCGTGAAGCCTACCCGGGCGACATCTTCTACGCTCACTCCCGCCTCCTCGAGCGTTCGGCCAAGCTGGCGAACAGGTACGTCATCGTCCCCGAGTCGACCAAGGCCGCGGACGCGACCGAAGACAAGGGCGTGAACAAGAAGGTCTACGTCGGCGTCCCCGGCGCCGAGGAAGCCGCCCACGACCTCAAAGAGAAGTTCCCGACCGGCCACAAGGTCGCCAAGACGCCCACCTCGGGCGGCTCGATGACCGCGCTGCCGATCATCGAGACGCTTGAAGGCGAGGTCTCGGCCTACATTCCGACGAACGTGATCTCGATCACGGACGGCCAGATCTACCTTCAGCCGGACCTCTTCTTCGCGGGCGTGCGGCCGGCTATCGACGTCGGCATCAGCGTCTCCCGCGTGGGCGGCAAGGCTCAGATCGGCGCCATGCGTAAGGTCTCCGGCGGTCTCCGCCTCGACCTCGCGGCCTTCCGCGAGCTTGAAGCGTTCGCCCAGCTCGGCACCGACCTGGACAAGGCGACGCAGGCCCAGCTTGACCGCGGCTACCGCATGGTCGAGCTGCTCAAGCAGCCGCAGTACCGCCCGCTCTCGGCCATCGATCAGGCCATGAGCATCTTCGCCGCCTCGGCCGGAGCGCTCGACGACATCGCGGTTCGCGAAGTTCAGCGCTTCGAGCAGGAGTTCCTCGAGTTCGTCCACACCGAGCGGAAGAAGCTCGTCGACGACCTGACCCGCGAGCAGAAGCTGACCGACCCGATCGTCGCCGACTTGAAGGCCGCCATCAAGGACTTCAAGTCGAAGTTCAAGCACGCCGGCCTGACCGCTCCGGCGGCCGTCGCGGCCAAGTCCTGA